A window of Apium graveolens cultivar Ventura chromosome 8, ASM990537v1, whole genome shotgun sequence contains these coding sequences:
- the LOC141680231 gene encoding uncharacterized protein LOC141680231 — MARRDTVVGSSEAAAVWSQSVITPRDRAEIVESSDDLQIERLGAQAVASMNTYLQAALHNLKDVRTSLTIAERDRDRYLKASEANFTRFREVEKELADEKEKVRKLELDAQRARAEVIAEYKASQDFQDVLNAEYDANFPETFSSCWEQIVEEIGKKIPEVTLTAYPVPDIPGKEPLLDDIPLSPILASSAEAEAVSPRGADPVPVPSSAANEGNIDDDFFKDL; from the exons ATGGCG aggagggacacggtggtagggagttccgaggctgccgccgtttggtctcagagtgtgatcacgcctcgtgacagggctgagatcgtcgagtcttctgatgacctacagattgaacgtctgggtgctcaggccgtggcttct atgaatacctatctccaggctgcccttcacaatttgaaggatgtgaggaccagcctaactattgctgagagggacagggataggtacctcaaggcttccgaggccaacttcactcgtttccgtgaggtagagaaggagctggcggatgagaaggagaaagttcgtaagctggagctggatgctcaaagggcccgagctgaggtgatagctgagtataaggcatctcaggactttcaggatgtcctaaatgctgagtacgatgctaacttcccggagaccttttctagctgttgggagcagatagtagaggagattgggaagaagattccggaggtgactctcactgcctatccagtccctgatattcctgggaaagagcctcttcttgatgatatccctctttctcctattcttgcttcttctgctgaggccgaagctgtttctcctcgaggtgctgatcctgttccagttccttcttctgctgccaatgaaggaaacatcgatgatgacttcttcaaggatctttga